A part of Rhodamnia argentea isolate NSW1041297 chromosome 8, ASM2092103v1, whole genome shotgun sequence genomic DNA contains:
- the LOC125316297 gene encoding uncharacterized protein LOC125316297: MAPGWIEKLEKAFEVLGCTDEEKVTPAAYRLEGTADDWWKATGGRIFPEGAALTWIAFTEAFNGKYFSETARERKLVEFQQLRENRLAIDQYEAEFARLSRYAPRMVENPIDKARRFRDGSRPDLRRQMIAPNPRTYEDMYERGQMIERDMKERAAASGSRFAPVRDRRRFGKRPMADNGRFVPPPRKNIGKPNRQTS; encoded by the coding sequence ATGGCACCCGGTTGGATTGAGAAACTGGAGAAGGCCTTTGAGGTTCTTGGGTGCACCGATGAGGAGAAGGTGACCCCGGCGGCTTACCGGTTAGAGGGTACCgcagatgattggtggaaggccaccggagGAAGGATATTTCCCGAGGGCGCCGCTCTCACTTGGATTGCCTTTACCGAGGCatttaacgggaagtatttctcAGAGACCGCTCGGGAGCGGAAGTTGGTAGAGTTCCAACAACTTCGCGAGAACCGGTTAGCGATCGACCAATATGAGGCGGAGTTCGCTAGATTGTCAAGGTACGCGCCGAGGATGGTGGAGAACCCAATAGACAAGGCGCGAAGATTTAGGGATGGATCGAGACCTGACCTTCGCCGTCAGATGATTGCACCGAACCCGAGGACTTATGAAGATATGTATGAGAGAGGTCAAATGATTGAAAGAGACATGAAGGAAAGGGCTGCCGCATCTGGTTCGCGGTTCGCTCCCGTTAGAGACCGTCgccggtttggcaagaggccaatggcgGACAACGGGCGCTTCGTCCCTCCACCCCGGAAGAATATTGGGAAGCCTAACCGTCAGACCAGCTAG